One Odocoileus virginianus isolate 20LAN1187 ecotype Illinois chromosome 6, Ovbor_1.2, whole genome shotgun sequence DNA segment encodes these proteins:
- the LOC110123026 gene encoding olfactory receptor 6E1-like, whose translation MLELWRILHFASLFPVSSDPQNITAPEAAHPDWAFPAEARGATGNHTTVTEFVLLGLSDACELQTLLLLGLLLTYLLTLLGNLLIVVLTLMDRRLHTPMYYFLRNFAVLEIWFTSVIFPKMLTNILTGDKTISLAGCFLQSFLYFFLGTTEFFLLAVMSFDRYVAICNPLRYVTIMSKRVCVQLVLSSWITGFLLNIIPGFLTFQQPFCGPNIIDHFFCDNFPLLELICADTSLIELLGFILANISLLGTLSVTATCYGHILHTILHIPSAKERQKAFSTCSSHIIVVSLFYGSCIFMYVRSGKGGQGEDRNKVVALLNTVVTPVLNPFIYTLRNKQVKQVFREQVNKLF comes from the exons ATGTTAGAGCTCTGGCGCATCCTTCACTTCGCATCTCTG TTCCCAGTGTCCTCAGATCCCCAGAACATCACGGCTCCTGAAGCCGCACACCCCGACTGGGCATTCCCAGCAGAGGCCAGAGGAGCCACGGGGAACCACACCACTGTCACCGAGTTCGTCCTGCTGGGGCTCTCAGATGCCTGTGAGCTGCAGACgctcctcctcctggggctcctcCTGACCTACCTGCTCACTCTACTGGGGAACCTCCTCATCGTGGTCCTCACCCTCATGGACAGgcgcctccacacccccatgtactacTTCCTCCGCAACTTTGCTGTCCTGGAGATCTGGTTCACCTCGGTCATCTTCCCCAAGATGCTGACCAACATCCTGACTGGAGACAAAACAATTTCCCTGGCAGGCTGTTTTCTACaaagttttctctatttcttcctgggcACCACAGAGTTCTTCCTACTGGCAGTGATGTCCTTTGACAGGTATGTGGCCATATGCAACCCCTTGCGTTATGTCACCATCATGAGCAAAAGGGTCTGTGTCCAGCTAGTTCTTTCTTCATGGATCACAGGGTTCCTTCTCAACATTATTCCAGGTTTCCTCACATTTCAGCAGCCATTCTGTGGTCCCAATATCATTGATCATTTCTTCTGTGACAACTTTCCACTCCTGGAACTCATATGTGCAGACACAAGTCTGATCGAGCTTCTGGGTTTTATCCTGGCCAACATCAGCCTACTGGGCACTCTGTCCGTGACGGCCACCTGCTATGGCCACATCCTCCACACCATCCTGCACATCCCCTCAGCCAAGGAGAGGCAGAAAGCCTTCTCAACCTGCTCCTCCCACATCATTGTCGTCTCTCTCTTCTATGGCAGCTGCATCTTCATGTATGTCCGGTCGGGCAAGGGCGGCCAGGGGGAGGACAGGAACAAGGTGGTGGCCTTGCTCAACACCGTGGTGACCCCAGTGCTCAATCCCTTCATCTATACCCTGAGGAACAAACAGGTGAAGCAGGTGTTTAGGGAGCAGGTGAACAAGCTCTTCTAA
- the LOC139035469 gene encoding olfactory receptor 6E1-like encodes MTPEAAHPNWAFPAEARGATGNHTTVTEFVLLGLSDACELQTLLLLGLLLTYLLTLLGNLLIVVLTLMDRRLHTPMYYFLRNFAVLEIWFTSVIFPKMLTNILTGNRTISLAGCFLQLFLYFFLGTTEFFLLAVMSFDRYVAICNPLHYVTIMSKRVCVQLVLSSWITGFLLIAIPCSIIFQQPFCGPNIIDHFFCDSFPLLELICADTSLIELLGFILANISLLSTLSVTATCYGHILHTILHIPSAKERQKAFSTCSSHIIVVSLFYGSCIFMYVRSGKGGQGEDRNKVVALLNTVVTPVLNPFIYTLRNKQVKQVFREQVNKLF; translated from the coding sequence ATGACTCCTGAAGCCGCACACCCCAACTGGGCATTCCCAGCAGAGGCCAGAGGAGCCACGGGGAACCACACCACTGTCACCGAGTTCGTCCTGCTGGGGCTCTCAGATGCCTGTGAGCTGCAGACgctcctcctcctggggctcctcCTGACCTACCTGCTCACTCTACTGGGGAACCTCCTCATCGTGGTCCTCACCCTCATGGACAGgcgcctccacacccccatgtactacTTCCTCCGCAACTTTGCTGTCCTGGAGATCTGGTTCACCTCAGTCATCTTCCCCAAGATGCTGACCAACATCCTGACTGGAAACAGGACCATCTCCCTAGCAGGTTGCTTTCTGCagcttttcctctatttcttcctgggCACCACAGAGTTCTTCTTACTGGCAGTGATGTCCTTTGACAGGTATGTGGCCATATGCAACCCCTTGCATTATGTCACCATCATGAGCAAAAGGGTCTGTGTCCAGCTAGTTCTTTCTTCATGGATCACGGGATTCCTCCTTATAGCCATTCCATGTTCCATCATATTTCAGCAACCATTCTGTGGTCCCAATATCATTGATCATTTCTTCTGTGACAGCTTTCCACTCCTGGAACTCATATGTGCAGACACAAGTCTGATCGAGCTTCTGGGTTTTATCCTGGCCAACATCAGCCTACTGAGCACTCTGTCCGTGACGGCCACCTGCTATGGCCACATCCTCCACACCATCCTGCACATCCCCTCAGCCAAGGAGAGGCAGAAAGCCTTCTCAACCTGCTCCTCCCACATCATTGTCGTCTCTCTCTTCTATGGCAGCTGCATCTTCATGTATGTCCGGTCGGGCAAGGGCGGCCAGGGGGAGGACAGGAACAAGGTGGTGGCCTTGCTCAACACCGTGGTGACCCCAGTGCTCAATCCCTTCATCTACACCCTGAGGAACAAACAGGTGAAGCAGGTGTTTAGGGAGCAGGTGAACAAGCTCTTCTAA